A single Novosphingobium sp. SL115 DNA region contains:
- a CDS encoding oxygenase MpaB family protein, protein MVDPTAMADNYMGTRIDFAAPMGEPALLPPDSVQWRVYKNQIALGVGGIAAVLLEFADPRIRSGVWDHSTYKADPIGRSRRTGVVAMLACYGPASTARNVIGMVNRMHGKVVGETPAGEKYRAMDPALLDWVAATASYGFLTAYDRFVSPVTPADKDRFMRDGDAIGRQFGARRTPQSVADFMGMMDELAPRFEPHQIIFEFLEIIESGRAAPSIPKFLHRAVARAAVSLLPEWLQDRLELRQRYRLGRFDAVALRMAGKLADARPVPSSAPCQASVRLGLPANFLYRPAAERARLLQGLG, encoded by the coding sequence ATGGTGGACCCAACCGCAATGGCCGACAATTACATGGGCACGCGGATCGATTTCGCCGCGCCCATGGGCGAACCTGCCCTGCTGCCGCCCGATTCCGTGCAGTGGCGCGTTTACAAGAACCAGATCGCGCTGGGCGTGGGCGGTATCGCGGCGGTGCTGCTGGAATTTGCCGATCCGCGCATTCGCAGCGGGGTGTGGGACCATTCCACCTACAAGGCCGATCCCATTGGCCGGTCGCGCCGCACCGGGGTAGTCGCCATGCTGGCCTGTTATGGCCCGGCCAGCACCGCGCGCAACGTGATCGGCATGGTCAACCGGATGCATGGCAAAGTAGTGGGAGAAACCCCGGCGGGCGAAAAGTACCGGGCGATGGACCCAGCCCTGCTCGACTGGGTGGCCGCCACTGCATCCTATGGCTTCCTCACCGCCTATGACCGTTTCGTCTCTCCGGTCACCCCTGCCGACAAGGACCGCTTCATGCGCGATGGCGATGCCATTGGCCGGCAGTTTGGCGCGCGCCGCACCCCACAATCGGTGGCCGATTTCATGGGCATGATGGACGAACTGGCACCCCGGTTCGAACCGCACCAGATCATCTTTGAATTTCTGGAAATCATCGAATCCGGCCGCGCCGCCCCCAGCATCCCCAAGTTCCTGCACCGCGCGGTGGCGCGCGCCGCCGTATCGCTCCTGCCCGAATGGTTGCAGGACCGGCTTGAATTGCGCCAGCGCTATCGCCTTGGCCGGTTCGATGCCGTGGCCCTGCGCATGGCAGGCAAACTGGCCGATGCCCGCCCCGTGCCATCATCGGCCCCCTGTCAGGCCAGCGTGCGGCTCGGCCTGCCCGCCAACTTCCTCTACCGTCCCGCCGCCGAACGCGCGCGGCTATTGCAGGGACTGGGCTGA
- a CDS encoding TonB-dependent receptor encodes MKGFRKTLLIGTALCALPVSPALAADAAAPPQPASPDEIIVTAQRRAESLNDVGMAIQAVTADTLQALRVTDVRDLTAVAPSFTVSQSYQGVPTYTLRGIGFNTINLSSTSTVGTYVDEVAYAYPIMNTGPVMDLERVEVLKGPQGTLYGRNTTAGLINFITAKPTDTFEGSVSADVGNYKTWNLGGHISGPLAEGIAARIAVRSEQSDKGWQVSNTRGERLGKIDKLGIRGALAIDPTDKTHIDLSAFWWRNRSDTVAGQGVGFTPATDPVTGTSNSRFFNTPGLANYIANNFPTSATQADWAPEAARSADVGTGLGLDGPLRENNRFWGLKLRWDQYIGDTMKFVSLTSYNDFKRNALSDWSGAPYEVLLQNTVGRIKSFAQEAHLEGETETVNWLVGGYYANDRIIDSNRTLLGQNANVGLIRAAGAGLLATPFNSGGYTLAQISQAFRTYEDFGRINTRTWSVFANADWQFTRTLKLTTGIRYTEDRQRYNGCSRDFNGNMLPNVNVVNRALYFQSYGVFAAPITQGQCNTFDPVTGKFGEVRSTLSENNVAWRVALDWSPNDDTLAYTSVSRGYKSGTTPINAANLARQNAPVTQEKLTAYELGIKASLADRRVQANLSAFYYDYRDKQISTYFADPIYTALSRLDNVPDSEAYGVEGELTVRPAQGVSLTGNALWLKTRISNYNGTNAAGQPQNFDGAEFIYSPRFQGSATLAYDTPIGGGLSFNGAMSVRYQSKSNTIFEDLALYKIDAFTVVNGSIGVKSESGWSASIWAKNLFDKYYWSAVASNANVVVRFPNPPRTFGLTLGYDF; translated from the coding sequence TCACGGCACAGCGCCGCGCGGAATCGTTGAACGATGTCGGCATGGCCATTCAGGCCGTCACCGCCGACACGCTGCAAGCCCTGCGCGTAACCGATGTGCGCGATCTGACCGCCGTGGCCCCCAGCTTTACCGTATCGCAAAGCTATCAGGGCGTGCCGACCTATACCCTGCGCGGCATCGGCTTCAACACCATCAACCTTTCGTCGACGTCCACCGTCGGCACGTATGTAGATGAAGTGGCCTATGCCTATCCCATCATGAACACCGGCCCGGTGATGGACCTTGAACGGGTAGAAGTGCTGAAAGGCCCGCAGGGCACGCTCTATGGCCGCAACACCACGGCAGGCCTCATCAACTTCATCACGGCAAAGCCCACCGACACGTTCGAAGGCAGCGTCAGCGCAGACGTTGGCAATTACAAGACATGGAACCTTGGCGGCCATATCTCAGGCCCTCTGGCCGAAGGGATTGCCGCGCGCATCGCGGTGCGGTCCGAACAGTCTGACAAGGGCTGGCAGGTCAGCAATACGCGCGGCGAACGGCTGGGCAAAATCGACAAGCTTGGCATTCGCGGCGCGCTGGCGATTGACCCCACGGACAAGACCCACATCGACCTGTCCGCCTTCTGGTGGCGCAACCGGTCTGACACCGTGGCGGGACAGGGCGTGGGCTTTACCCCTGCGACAGACCCGGTAACGGGCACCAGTAATTCGCGCTTTTTCAATACGCCGGGCCTTGCCAATTACATCGCCAATAATTTCCCAACCAGCGCCACGCAGGCCGATTGGGCACCCGAAGCGGCCCGCAGCGCCGATGTCGGCACCGGGCTTGGTCTTGATGGGCCATTGCGCGAAAACAACCGGTTCTGGGGCCTGAAGCTGCGCTGGGATCAGTATATCGGCGACACGATGAAGTTCGTTTCGCTGACCAGCTATAACGATTTCAAACGCAACGCCCTGTCTGACTGGAGCGGCGCGCCTTATGAAGTGCTGTTGCAGAACACCGTGGGCCGGATCAAATCCTTCGCGCAGGAAGCGCACCTTGAAGGCGAAACCGAAACGGTGAACTGGCTGGTCGGCGGCTACTACGCCAATGACCGCATCATCGATTCCAACCGCACCCTGCTGGGCCAGAACGCCAATGTCGGACTGATCCGCGCGGCGGGCGCAGGGCTTCTGGCCACGCCGTTCAATTCGGGCGGTTATACCCTGGCGCAAATATCGCAGGCGTTCCGCACGTATGAAGACTTTGGCCGGATCAACACCCGCACATGGAGCGTGTTCGCCAATGCCGACTGGCAGTTTACCCGGACGCTGAAGCTGACCACCGGCATCCGCTACACAGAAGATCGGCAGCGCTACAACGGCTGTTCGCGCGACTTCAATGGCAACATGTTGCCCAACGTCAACGTGGTGAACCGCGCGCTGTATTTCCAATCCTATGGCGTGTTTGCCGCGCCGATCACGCAGGGGCAGTGCAACACGTTCGATCCGGTCACCGGCAAATTTGGCGAAGTGCGTTCAACCCTGTCGGAAAACAACGTGGCATGGCGGGTGGCGCTGGACTGGTCGCCCAATGACGATACGCTGGCCTATACCTCGGTTTCGCGCGGCTATAAATCGGGCACCACGCCCATCAACGCCGCCAACCTTGCCCGCCAGAACGCGCCCGTCACGCAGGAAAAGCTGACCGCCTATGAACTGGGCATAAAGGCCAGCCTTGCCGACCGCCGCGTGCAGGCCAACCTTTCAGCCTTCTATTACGATTACCGCGACAAGCAGATCAGCACCTATTTTGCTGACCCCATCTATACCGCACTGTCACGGCTGGACAACGTGCCCGACAGCGAAGCCTATGGCGTGGAAGGCGAACTGACCGTGCGCCCCGCGCAGGGGGTAAGCCTCACCGGCAACGCGCTGTGGCTGAAAACGCGGATCAGCAATTACAACGGCACCAATGCGGCAGGCCAGCCGCAGAACTTCGACGGAGCCGAATTCATCTACAGCCCGCGTTTTCAGGGCAGCGCCACGCTGGCCTATGATACGCCCATAGGCGGCGGCCTTTCGTTCAATGGTGCGATGAGTGTGCGCTATCAATCGAAGTCGAACACCATTTTCGAAGACCTCGCGCTCTACAAGATCGACGCCTTCACCGTGGTCAACGGCAGCATCGGAGTAAAAAGCGAAAGCGGCTGGTCGGCATCAATCTGGGCCAAGAACCTGTTCGACAAATATTACTGGTCAGCCGTGGCCAGCAACGCCAACGTCGTGGTCCGCTTCCCCAACCCGCCGCGCACCTTCGGCCTGACTTTGGGGTATGATTTCTGA